From Branchiostoma floridae strain S238N-H82 chromosome 5, Bfl_VNyyK, whole genome shotgun sequence:
TTTTGCAGGGCTTGGATGCAGACATGCttggggagatcctgagttacatctactcgggaaccctccatgtgtccctggataAAGTGCGGCCCCTGcttgtaccaggcagccgacctcctccaactggactatgtgagagacacctgcagcagctacatggccatgaacgtggaaCGCTCCACCTGTGTGAACCTGTACACATTTGCTGATGTCTTCTGTCTGGACAATGTGCGAAAAGCTTGTCTGAAATGTATCGATAGAAACTTTGCTGAGGTGGGTCTAAAATTTTGATTGTAGAGCACTTCATTTTACTTCTCGTTCATACAAGAGATGCTGTAATTTTGTCATGAAATTGTAGAAGAATGAGTTTGTGCAACAGCTATTGTCATATAACCAGGCGccacggaccaatcagaaggccctgtttcatgttggttatgatgcCGTAATATTTCAGGCCAGGGGGTATTCCCCTTCTGactggtcagaatgaatcgacaccggcaccagtgtcgattcattctgaccaatcagaaggagaaATCCATTTAtgaaagtaagggatatgcaggcatgGCCCATCAAAAGGAGTGAAATATATgtcagagcagagggaataagtaacTGCAAGGGGAGAATGGCtgcttctgttaacattgataatcacagagttttctttttccaagaaccgaagactgcaatgttttgaatattttctgtgaaaattttggtttcaaaatgcaatctgttaTGTATGTGCCAAAGAAATTCacatgtatagtaccaagggatctatgcgtcatacaggagtttacAAGTTTTGGTAGGCCAcgaatatgataataatgaaaAGCTTCGCTCACCCGGTGGTTTTATTAGGTGGTTATAGCATAGGAAGAGGCGTTTTGACGCCATGTACACctaggaacaggcgggtcattaacccttaattgtagACCTCAAATTTCAGTTTGCTGTAGTTTGTGTATTAGTGGATGCCGTGTACAAATTTGAGTTTTTAACCTTCATAGCTGTCCTTGGAAACATACAAAAGAATAGAACTCACTTTTCAGTGCCATGCATGTACATTTACTCTGTACCCCACAGGTTGCCTCCAGTGAGTTCAacagcctgagtgtgaatcagctgactgagatcatcagccacgatgagctggatgttaaagaggagacaacagtgtgggaggctgtggtaagatgggtgcagcacagcagggaggacaggtgggtgtcaTTATATTCAGAATATATAGGTACTTTTCATTTGCTTTTTAGTAATTGTACGGATGCATTGTAAACCATTATTGGCAACTGAAACACGTTTCTATTGATTGCATTAATGTCAGTATCTTCAACATAATTCAACAATCAAGTATTTTCTACAACAATGTAAAATGATGTAACCTTAATTCACCCCTACCCTGTACCCGACAGACTGAACCACCTACCCAGcgtcctccctcacatccgcttcaacctgctgacatTAGACGACActgcagccatcttggaacaccccCTGGTCAAGGAGGATCCAGGGAATTCAGAGGTCATCAGGAATGTGGTACAGAAAGGAAACCATGACCTGAAGCCAAGGCTTGGGATGACCACGGAGATGGCTATTCTTTTCGATCTGTTCAAGTAAGTTTATACTTCTTTATAATATGGCAATGTAGGTTGGGAACAATCTTTGATCAATAGTTAGAATACATGTCGTTCTTTGATTTTGTAAGCCCTGGCACAATCCTTGCACAATGTCATTTCGGTCCTGCAACACACACATTGCCAGGcatgtatacatttatatacTCTGCAGTGATATGCGACTTATACTTGTCTTAAGGATGAGGCTACAAGACTTGATATTATAGATGGCATCAGGAGTGCATTCTGTGGTTTAAGCTCTTCCCTAAATAGAAGTAGTAAACTTGTATTTGtgatgtgttgtttttatttccaggCCAGATGATCTCCTCTTTATAAATCCTCAGAAAGGGAAGTACATTACCTGCAGTTACAAGCATGAAGCCCTCAATCGAGTCTCAGCcatgacagtcaccagtgaAAACAACATTTATGTCCTGGCTGATAAGTCTAGGGAGCTGTTTCAGTACAACCATGCAGAGAATGTGTGGGAACATGCTGGTATGTCACCAGTATCTAATCTGGCACCAGGAGATAATTTCATTTACCACCGAGAGCTCCTTTTTGAAGTTGAGCGGATTTTGTACTGTCTTGGAGTTGACTATAGAACGGGAAGTTTACTAGTGCGGATGAGAAAGTACAACCGGCACACGgaccagtggcaggagtgttcgCAGTTGGAACTTGACACTGCGACACACCACAGTGAAGCAGTGTCCTGCAGTTCACACCTGTATTTCCTGACAAGCTCGGAAATGTATTGCTATGACCCGAACAAGGACTGTTGGTACGAGCGGACTGCAGCAATGATCATTCCTGATGTGTACACAGCCGTTTCTTTCGGACCGgagattttctgcacagatAGTAACCTCACTCATACCATGATGTACGACACAGAGTCTGACCACTGGCAGAGGCTACAAGGCTTACCAAACACATTGAACCCTGTTTTGGTGATTGAAGAACCCGGACTCTTTGTAATGGAGAATGAGCTACACATATGGTTAAACTGTTCTAACTATGTTGATGACAATAATGAGTATGACAATCATgttatatatgtgtatgacaggtctgctaATGCCTGGAGAGACTTGGAGGCCACTTTGCCTTATGGGGAATATTTAACCTATGGTCGTCAGTGCCCTGTGGCCCGTATATGCCTACCATATATCAATGTGCAGGATAACGACCCATAGTATATAACTAGGCTCGCAAAGCAGGACTATTGAATGACATTTTTGTTTAGAAGTAGGTTTTTAGCAAATGTCCAACAATGAGATAGATTTTAGTACATTTTAAACGTTGCATTTTTACAACGACCCTTCCACAAACTTATGTGGCCCAAGGGCCTCAGAGCAGAGATGGACGCTGACTTGTGCAACAATTGCGGTCCGGAGAAGACGATAGATTTTTAAGGTCCTTTCTGAGGCTTTAAGATAAGCATAGTCCATGACTGAACGCTGGAAGCACCCTCCATAAAACCCTTATTGTACTTAATGATATGTTCTATTTTTATGTTCCATATGTTTTCCCGTAGTGTGATTAAATTTTGCTGTAAGTTAGCCTGACTAAGTTTTGTATGTTATCCTGACTAAGATAACATGAAAACCTAAGTTTTATTTCTAGTAACCCCTTCAGGCCAGGCCCTTCGGAGGACTCTATGAATCCCAGGTCAGCGAGAACTATAGTGTCGCAAAGAGTTTGACTATTaatgttatttgtttttatcttttgttAAAGAAACCAATTTGAAAggttaatacatatatatagattaCAGCCAGTTGATATATCCGCCTATACTATAGATAGATTCATTTAGGGTTACGAATATCTTTTCTTGGAACAACTATACACGACCATGAAATTAGAACCACTTTATATATCTGTGTTTCCATATAgaatatattgattttgaacAATAGGTATCTAATGAGTTATCCCTTCATTAAGTGCCATTCAGCTTAAAAGCCAATTTTAGTAAGTTGTACTTTGATGGAATTATCAGATGATACATTGCTGGCCGATTCTGGTCAACGGCCGGGGGAATTATTGGCTTCTCGGGGGGAAGTATAACCTCTGAATAatgagactctttttacacaaccattgctttaatCATACTGACGTCTGGGTGTCAGTTGTGTTAAGCAATGGCTATGTAAAAAGAATTTCCTCATACAGCGATGAACCAACCTGATGGGACTATTCATGGAGGTGTAACCTCATTGTCATCTTCGAACCTGCCTAGCTGCTCTTTGTGGCCTGTACCTGTTTGCGGTATCCAAGACGGAATGATTACGTATCATACTCTTCGTCTGTCCCTATTGCACCACAACTTCTCTGGTCATGAATAATGACCGTGAAAGTAGCTGGGAGTCAGCTCAACAGCAGATACTGGAGGCGACCACACAAGCGTCACTCCTACGTCTATAGGATTAGTTTCGAAATCACTTTTACGTCGGCACTTCTAAACTGTATAGCGCACACGGCGtcttcattggttaaaaagtttGCAGTGCGTGGGCATAACCCCGAGATttgtctgccacttgcagaaaaacaacggGCATTCTCCCTGCGTCATACCCCACTGATccttccatataagggcaagcgcTTCAACTCTTCTGCCAGACTAATCGTGGTATCTTCTTCTCTATTCATGAATCTTTGACGTTGGCTGTCGTGAACTGCGTACTCTTTGTCACAGTTCAGCAGACATGTACGGGGAAGCAGAGCCCGTCCGGAACCCTTCCTCCGGCCCCAGTCGCGGCCAAACCAGTGGACAGCCGCCCCAACCCCATTCTGTCCGTCTGGGTGGTTCCCACGGGCGTGTCCGTTTTAAAAAGGATGCTGACAAATGGCAAGGAGACCAAGAAACGTCTACAGAATactacgaagaagccgaggccgTGAAAAGTTCCGCCAGGTACACGACTGCAGGTAGCtgactttttttgcagtttgcCTCTCATTTTTACGAATACTATACTTCTGTGCAATAAGAAGGTTTTCCGAAGGGAGGGTGTATAATCTATATCAGGCgtgttattcacatttcttcttATCATCTGAAGAATTGTAGTGATGGCagatacatatttacaaaataaatattCATCAAGTATGAATAAAGATCTGGCTGTAGGCATATACAGTTGCTCAGAATTTAGAGCACAGAGAAACAGAGTGAGCTATCTTCGGTCGAGACTCCTCCTCGGCCAAATGGATATAtatttggattctcctgtcgatttgacagatgaggaggcagacaggcatttgcctgtttgcctgacctgcacatgactttttatggtgaagaaggggtgtgcaattccttctccaccctctcgtctgttggagcactaagtctcacaggggcaattgtatgcaacgtgtgaggcggctccagcagatgcagctttgttgttcggagtatccgtctcctaggaggacttccaaccaaggatataaggggttcctcctaccactgactcgtgtgtcatggcgggtgcgtcatgcccgaacatgcccctataaggcctgtctcggccacaaagccccaccaaggccactagccgcagctacaGAGactcatttacatatatatatatatagtgagagagagagagatgcctAAAAAGTTGAAATTTGTGCAAGGTTTGCGATGACCAGAACAAAATTTCTTTCCAACAGACCGATCGTATCCGGAAGATGAAAGCGGCCGCCGTGCTCTAATAAGCAGCTTCATCTGCTCCCATCGCAGCTACATGGCggccggcattgccgtgctgctagGTCTGGTTGTTGTGGGACTCATCCCTCTAATCTTCATCAATAAGCAGGTAATATAAGCACTACAATGTCTAAAAAATTCTCCCATTCTCTAGGAAAGtgttttcattctttttcttGTCTTGAGTGAATATCAAGAATTGTGAATCTCTGTCgtagtttctttcattttgtttgaCATCTTGAACAATCTCTAGGAAATATCGGAACTGTCCAtaactgttgacgccttgaaacgcaaCCTGGACATCGAGCGGATCGTATATGCTGGCTTGCAGCAACGTCTTCACGAGATGGTCAAGACGCCAGGCAAGTTGAAAGGACCTCAAACTTctgcttctgtatctatatagccagtataaccgctaataggcgtaacacaccagcttctgtatctgtatctacttAGCtgttataaccgccctttggcgtaacacaccagctattGTATCTTAATCTGTGTAGCTGTTATAACCTCCCtgcggcgtaacacaccaaattatgtatctgtatctatatagccggtataaccaccctttggcgtaacacatcagcttctgtatctgtatctacttAGCTGTTATAACCGctctttggcgtaacacaccaaattctgtagctgtatctaaatagctggtataaccgcccttcagcgtaacacaacagcttcTGTAACTGTATCTGTAAACAGTATAGTCgatataactgccctttggcgtaacacaccagcttctgtatcattctgtatcGACATAGCCTGTATAaacgcccttcggtgtaacacaccagcttctgtatctgtatctaaatatagccggtataaccacccttcgatAATCTATACAGCGGGTATAatcgcccttcagcgtaacacaccagcttctgttgctgtttctatacagccggtataatggcccttcggcgtaacacaccagcttctgttgctgtttctatacagccggtataaccgcccttcggcgtaacacaccagcttctgtatctgtatctatacagccggtataatcgcccttcagcgtaacacatcagcttctgtgtctgtatctatgtagACGGTAAACCATTAAATTATATTACACTGAGTGACCTAACTTTTGCCCATCTGTTTGCAAGTGTAGTTTTTGTAAACTATGGAGATAATATGTCCTtgctgtgcttggtgataacggATTGACtgatcaattgattgattgattgatcgatagattgatcgattgattccACTTATTTTTATTCAAAAGAAAGAGCTATTTAAAAGAACTTCTGTGAAATTCTTGTGAACCATGACTTTGAATAAACTTTgtaattgtacttgtactttGTCAGGACCACCCGGACCttcaggagaaaagggagccatgggtaCTTTGGGAAAGGACGGGCCGCCCGGACCAGTTGGACTCCGAGGCGTGAAGGGACCCTTCGGGCCGACCGGCCCAACAGGGATGTCCCAATCTCCAAGGCCTGCCGGACCGGTTGAACATGCAGGTGAGGCACTAATTCCTCCACGTGCCGAAAGCcgttttgggattttttcaaagtgtAAGGTGCTGCTGGTCACACTGTCTAAGAAACCAATCTAGAACTAGTGAGTCGCATGCCTGATCTTTTATTATAGTTCAATAGTTTATTAAGAAAATCAGCCTCGCAGCATGTACAAAACAAGCTGAATAACACTTATTTATACAATTGTTGTAtggcaaataaaagaaaattatacaaaaaaattaacaactagaaaggccgacatttgctttgGAGCAAacacagcatattgcaatccatcttcataccttacaagaatggactcttccagaacacccctatctattcaaaaatggactggtctatgtggcccattttccatttatagtgctaaagctaccccaatacctaattccagatcagttcatgacacaggaagcaaaaatatacatttttgataaaaaatggcaaaaaaatcccaaatttaacaattttcaaTTGATGTGCACCCTCGGTGTGAATAGAGTCCTGTGGCCACATACCGTACGCACCTTTATACCAAATCATAcataggtacaggagccaaaacttaacatttttagtctataaatggcaaaaaatcccaaaattcaacaatttaaagtaatgtATCCCCAAactgaaaatgaagtactgtgggcacatgCTAGACACActttcatgccgaatttcaggtcattaggttttcatacaagggtataggagccaaaaatatacattttttgtcaaaaatggccgaaaaaacaacaactcaattttaaagtgatctatgaagaaagtgttgataggaccctgtgctcatatgtctaatgcacctatgtaccaaatttcaggtcattaggttttcatacaaggataaaggagcaaaaaatatacattttttgtcaagaatggccgaaaaacccaaaataactcatttttgaagcgATCTATGAAGAGAGTGTTGATGGAGCCTTGTGCTCAtatatccaatgcacctataaaccaagtttcaggtcatttagccttcatacaagggcataggagccaaaaatagacagttttagtcaaaaatagccaaaaaaaaaaacaaataaataatttttgaagtaGTCTATGAAGAAACTGTTGATGggttcctgtgctcatatgtccaatgcacctctttaccaaatttcaggtcattagggtttaataccagggcacaggggcccaaaatatatattttttgtctaaaaatgaccaaaaaccctaaatatcataatttataaggcctctataaaaaaaagtgaaaaaaaaaacttctgggGGTATTTTATATCCcaacctccatgccaaatttcagctcatttggcccaaaaacgaaaaagttgaatcatattgaagatttgacaggagaagaagaagaagaaaccaagcaaaaactagaaaggccgacatttgcttaggagcaaatacagcatattgcaatccatcttcatccttgaaaaaatcccaaaattcaacaatttgaagtaatgtttgctcaaagggaaaatgaagtactgtgggcacttatCCTACACACCTttatgccgaattttaggtcatttggtttcaatacaagggcatagcagccaaaaatatacattttttagttaaaaatggctaaaaatcccaaaataactcattttataagtgctctatgaaaaaaatgtcaatgggATCCTGtcgtcatatgtccaatttacctctgtacaaaatttcaggtcatttgatttacatacaagggcatagaagccaaaaatatacatttttagtcaaaaatgactgaaaaccccaaaataactcatttttgaagtgatctatgaaaaaagtgtcaatggggtcttgtgagcatatgttcaatgcacccctgtactaaatttcaggtcattaggttttcatacaagggcgtaggagccaaaaatatacatttttagtcaaaaatggccaaaaaccctaaaataactcattttttgtgtaaacaatgaataaagcgttgatagggttctgtggtcatatatCAAACGCAtatatgtaccaaatttcaggtcatttggttgtaatacaagggcataggagccaaaaatatacatttttaagtcagaaatggccaaaaccccaaaaataactaatttctgaagtgatctatgaaaaaagtgttgatggttttctgtgctcatatgaccaatgcacctctgtaccaaatttcaggtcattagcttgtaataccagggcacaggggcccaaaatatacatattttgtctaaaaatgaccaaaaaccctaaatatcataaattctaaggactctatcaaaaaagtgaaaaaagttctgggggtatttgctatccctaccaccctgccaaatttcagctcatttggcccaaaaatgaaaaagttgaatcaatttgaagatttgacaggaggagaagaagaagaagaagaaacttgaaaggccgacatttgcttaggagcaaataaagcatattgcaatccatcttcatccttgaaaaaatcccaaaatttaacaatttgaagtaacgtttgctcaaagggaaaatgaagtactgtgggcacttgtcctacacaccttcatgccgaattttaggtcatttggtttcaatataagggcataggagccaaaaatatacattttttagtttgAAATGGCTAAAattcccaaaataactcattttataagtgctctatgaagaaagtgttgatggggtcctgttgtcatatgtccaatgcaccNNNNNNNNNNNNNNNNNNNNNNNNNNNNNNNNNNNNNNNNNNNNNNNNNNNNNNNNNNNNNNNNNNNNNNNNNNNNNNNNNNNNNNNNNNNNNNNNNNNNNNNNNNNNNNNNNNNNNNNNNNNNNNNNNNatggggtcctgtgagcatatgttcaatgcacttcGGTACcaattttcaggtcatttggtttctatacaagggcataggagcccaaaaatatacatttttagtcaaaaatggccaaaaccctaaaataactcatttttggagtaacaaatgaataaagcgttgatgggcttctgtggtcatatgtcaaacgcacctatgtaccaaatttcaggtcatttggttttaatacaagggcataggagcaaaaaatatacatttttagtctaaaaatggccaaaaatcccaaaattcaacaatttaaagtaacgtatccccaaagtgaaaatgaattaCTGTGAGCACATGCtagacacaccttcatgccgaatttcaggtcattaggtttgtGAAGAAAGCGTTGATTGGATCCCCTGCCTATATCATAATAAAGTATATTCTCCTGTTAGTCTCAACACATATTTTGACCAAAAGTGTATGGTTTTCGATAGTGTCTGTAATGGTGTGTTTTGATTGTGGTTCACTGTATTCGTGACATTATTGGTGTACAGAACTCAAACTTTAATTTTAGCACATTTCATCAGAGCAGATTTAATTTGCCCTTTGGCAGTTGGGTGGCCGCTTTGGAAGTGGCAAGGAGAATGCCGCACTGACTGTTGCACAGATAGAATATCAGCCTTTGATGAAGACAGTTTCATGGCGTGGAATGGTACCATTTATagaggaaaaacaaattttgtaaTCATCTCAGGCAACCCTAttgccttttctttttctttttcctccAAGGACAAGGTGTTCACCTGCCCACCATCGATGGCTACTCCGTCCGTGCGGGAGACTGTCCAGGTAACGACATCTGGTCCATCTATGGAGACGGCATCACGCTGCAGCACTGTGCGAACAGGTGTGCCAGCCATTCTGACTGCGTCGCTTTCATGTTCTTTGACAACAAGCGGTGCTTCCCGAAGACTAATACTTGCAAAGATACAACCAAGGACAATCCGAGGAACGTTTTCTATGACAAAGAACTTGGTAAGCATATAATATGCTTTCTTAACTACAGCAAtggtgaaaaacaaaaacaaagaaaattccGTTACACATTGTTTAAAGGTATCCTGCGTAGTTTTGTGGAGTGACCGCCCAAAACTAGACCCTCttggctgtaaacaacaacttcaGGCTTTAAGTAGGCTCCGTAGGGGGTGGGGTAATGAGTTCATCGTACTCCAGCAAGGCTACTGGGgaaatcttcttctttgaaaacactcatttttttcacttcagaataagatataatcatgcactcattctattttgtagggtatcaataaGCAATGGTTATATTCCCTTCAAATCTGCAAGAAAGTTTGCAAAGATTACGTTTTACAAAATCTATGGtgaaactgtcatcagacaccccaATGTGGagtcaggcacacaagacaGCAATGAGCCGTCATTGTGGGCATGCTTCCCTAGGAAGCATATGGAGGCTcatgtaggaagatcacagtttgtagacatgttaGTATGATGCGCTGATGTTGCAGcttctctcactgagccttctgagccttggtattcaatgctaaagggtagatttagcttactatttaaagaaatggcaggaaagtCTACTTTTGTATAGTTCAAATATTATGTAGTATAGCTTTAATTCGACGTTAGTATCAAATCAATGTTGTATTTATCGGCTCCGGTAAGTTGATCTGCTTTTTATTTAGATTTtaaacaacatattttgtatCCTATAGTTCCCCCTCCATTACTTTTTTACCCTGGCTACCAAACAAAAGGTAAACGAAGATTTATCTATGTGCTGTGTTAACTGTAAATACAGAGGTATTTAGTTCTTGTTGTTTCACAGCCATAAAAGgtcgaaaatttgaatacctgatGCGGACGTTTCAA
This genomic window contains:
- the LOC118416854 gene encoding kelch repeat and BTB domain-containing protein 2-like, which encodes MCPWIKCGPCLYQAADLLQLDYVRDTCSSYMAMNVERSTCVNLYTFADVFCLDNVRKACLKCIDRNFAEVASSEFNSLSVNQLTEIISHDELDVKEETTVWEAVVRWVQHSREDRLNHLPSVLPHIRFNLLTLDDTAAILEHPLVKEDPGNSEVIRNVVQKGNHDLKPRLGMTTEMAILFDLFKPDDLLFINPQKGKYITCSYKHEALNRVSAMTVTSENNIYVLADKSRELFQYNHAENVWEHAGMSPVSNLAPGDNFIYHRELLFEVERILYCLGVDYRTGSLLVRMRKYNRHTDQWQECSQLELDTATHHSEAVSCSSHLYFLTSSEMYCYDPNKDCWYERTAAMIIPDVYTAVSFGPEIFCTDSNLTHTMMYDTESDHWQRLQGLPNTLNPVLVIEEPGLFVMENELHIWLNCSNYVDDNNEYDNHVIYVYDRSANAWRDLEATLPYGEYLTYGRQCPVARICLPYINVQDNDP